A DNA window from Choloepus didactylus isolate mChoDid1 chromosome 9, mChoDid1.pri, whole genome shotgun sequence contains the following coding sequences:
- the ACKR3 gene encoding atypical chemokine receptor 3 — MDLHLFDYSEPGNFSDISWPCNSSECLVVDTVLCSNMPNKSILLYTLSFIYIFIFVIGMVANSVVVWVNIQAKTTGYDTHCYILNLAIADLWVVLTIPVWVVSLVQHNQWPMGELTCKITHLVFSINLFGSIFFLACMSVDRYLSITYFANTASCRKKTVRRVVCILVWLLAFCVSLPDTYYLKTVTSASNNETYCRSFYPEHSVKEWLIGMELVSVVLGFAVPFSVIAVFYFLLARAISASGDQEKHSSRKIIFSYVVVFLVCWLPYHVVVLLDVFSVLHYIPFTCQLENFLFTALHVTQCLSLVHCCVNPVLYSFINRNYRYELMKAFIFKYSAKTGLTKLIDASRVSETEYSALEQNTK, encoded by the coding sequence ATGGATTTGCATCTCTTCGACTACTCGGAACCGGGGAATTTCTCCGACATCAGCTGGCCGTGCAACAGCAGCGAGTGCCTCGTGGTGGACACGGTGCTGTGCTCCAACATGCCAAACAAAAGCATCCTGCTCTACACGCTCTCCTTTATCTACATTTTCATCTTCGTGATCGGCATGGTGGCCAACTCCGTGGTGGTCTGGGTGAACATTCAGGCCAAAACCACGGGCTACGACACGCACTGCTACATCTTAAATCTGGCCATCGCCGACCTCTGGGTGGTCCTCACCATCCCAGTCTGGGTGGTCAGCCTGGTGCAGCATAACCAGTGGCCCATGGGGGAGCTCACCTGCAAGATCACACACCTGGTATTCTCCATCAACCTCTTCGGCAGCATCTTCTTCCTTGCGTGCATGAGCGTGGACCGCTACCTCTCCATCACCTACTTCGCCAACACCGCCAGCTGCCGGAAGAAGACGGTGCGCCGCGTCGTCTGCATTCTGGTGTGGCTTCTCGCCTTCTGTGTGTCCCTGCCCGACACGTACTACCTGAAGACCGTCACGTCGGCGTCCAACAACGAGACCTACTGTCGGTCCTTCTACCCGGAGCACAGCGTTAAGGAGTGGCTCATTGGCATGGAGCTGGTCTCGGTGGTCTTGGGCTTCGCCGTTCCTTTCTCTGTCATCGCTGTCTTCTACTTCCTCCTTGCCAGGGCCATCTCGGCATCCGGCGACCAAGAGAAGCACAGCAGCCGCAAGATTATCTTTTCCTACGTGGTTGTCTTCCTCGTCTGCTGGCTCCCCTACCATGTGGTGGTGCTCCTGGATGTCTTCTCCGTCCTCCACTACATCCCTTTCACCTGCCAGCTGGAGAACTTTCTCTTCACGGCTCTGCACGTCACGCAGTGTCTGTCCCTGGTGCATTGCTGTGTCAACCCCGTGCTCTACAGCTTCATCAATCGCAACTACAGGTACGAGCTGATGAAGGCCTTCATTTTTAAGTACTCGGCCAAGACGGGGCTCACCAAGCTGATCGATGCTTCCCGAGTGTCCGAGACGGAGTACTCTGCTTTGGAGCAGAACACCAAGTGA